GAGCGCAAAGAAGAGGAGCGTACGCGTTTGATTCATTAGCTTAAGCCAGATCCGTTAGGCACCGCGTCCGATATGAGGACGGGCAGGCGGGCGGGAAAGAGGTCAACGCGCGATTGTGCCGTCGGCACCCTCGCGCTTCAACGGCTTGATGCGGCGGAGGAGGCCATCCAGTTCCGCCAGGAGGGCGGCGCCGGGTACCTCGACCGCGCTATCGCGGGCCATGACGAGGATATCGACGGGCGGCAGATCGGGCCGGGCGCGGCGAAACGCCTCACGCGCAAGGCGCTTGATCCGGTTCCGATCGACGGCGCGCTTGGAGCAGCGCTTGGAGATGGCCAGGCCAAGCCGGGCGGTACCCGC
Above is a genomic segment from Luteibacter aegosomatissinici containing:
- the rnpA gene encoding ribonuclease P protein component, giving the protein MRAAALPRDARLRRAADFAALRNVSGRLGGRCFLVRFGNNAAGTARLGLAISKRCSKRAVDRNRIKRLAREAFRRARPDLPPVDILVMARDSAVEVPGAALLAELDGLLRRIKPLKREGADGTIAR